One Helianthus annuus cultivar XRQ/B chromosome 12, HanXRQr2.0-SUNRISE, whole genome shotgun sequence genomic region harbors:
- the LOC110895360 gene encoding remorin 1.4, producing MENKLKQMRVKFSGIDDEMHQGETSHRKLTSQRSRSFNGDGRRVQNWYRGQSSRELTNDYDSDYMESDEFRTAVAAAAFAVNSAEERRRARRRLDGSLSRPKSKQEDGAVSVTRRIKERIPSSSSARNKMKSKEDDNVPIKTPSLLSRKFSELQEKLPQRASSPAHREPKPVAGLASTSGDQKPTIQPPPPPPPTEVDRKRPQLSPNDIKAEVWEKTELEKITERFDKLNAKILEWENEKKAKAKKKLSRNKDEPEKKRARALQSYKNDIEMIEQIVEAARSQAEENRRKDVIKIKKKADTIRLTGKIPTKTCLCF from the exons ATGGAGAATAAGCTCAAGCAAATGAG GGTCAAATTTTCTGGCATAGATGATGAGATGCACCAAGGAGAAACTTCACACCGAAAATTAACATCTCAAAGGAGTCGATCCTTTAATGGAG ACGGCAGAAGAGTTCAAAACTGGTATAGAGGGCAGTCATCTCGTGAACTAACAAATGATTATGATTCCGATTACATGGAGAGTGATGAGTTCCGGACAGCAGTTGCAGCAGCTGCATTTGCAGTCAATTCAGCTGAAGAGCGAAGAAGAGCAAGGCGAAGACTCGATGGCAGTTTGAGTAGGCCCAAGTCGAAACAAGAAGATGGCGCGGTTTCTGTGACCAGAAGGATCAAAGAAAGAATCCCATCTTCTTCTTCTGCAAGAAATAAGATGAAGAGTAAGGAAGATGATAATGTTCCTATAAAAACCCCAAGTTTGCTCTCCAGGAAATTCTCAG AATTACAAGAAAAGTTGCCTCAAAGGGCTAGTTCTCCAGCACATAGAGAACCCAAACCCGTAGCCGGCTTAGCAAGTACTAGCGGTGACCAAAAACCGACTATtcaacccccacccccacccccaccaacCGAAGTCGATAGAAAGCGTCCACAGCTTAGTCCTAATGACATAAAGGCTGAGGTTTGGGAGAAAACTGAGTTGGAAAAAATCACAGAACG GTTCGACAAATTGAATGCTAAAATACTTGAGTGGGAGAACGAAAAGAAAGCAAAAGCAAAGAAGAAGTTGTCAAGAAATAAG GATGAGCCGGAGAAGAAACGAGCTAGAGCTTTGCAAAGTTACAAGAATGATATAGAGATGATTGAACAGATTGTGGAAGCAGCAAGATCACAAGCTGAGGAAAACCGAAGGAAGGATGTGATTAAGATTAAGAAGAAGGCTGATACGATTAGGTTAACCGGAAAAATTCCAACCAAAACATGTTTATGCTTCTAA
- the LOC110893121 gene encoding uncharacterized protein LOC110893121 yields MVYVLAKWWWRFKSEKSGLWRRIVWAIHQKARTWNDVPVKNAMSGPWRNIYNISQPLLEANIDLKGAITSVVGNGQNTYFWLDTWTELGPFYLLFPDLFKMEVHKDCLVAERWTTSSAGPAFNWAWVVTDLGQVAEDQLQQMLVVLNNRSRSMAPDSWIWQHEANGSFSVASIKRVLGSVGRTRTDKVFEWNSWVPKKIGIVAWRAEMERLPTKCALARRNVAVPDRWCVLCGEYEETCDHLFVSCHYSQSIWQNLASWCRLQPIIAFGMNDLLTLHASSLGPRKRKTIQAIVLVAFWSIWKVRNEVVFRQAVPNFTRTLDEIKSMAYLWIKNRSKAVSLTWEDWSRFNLTSM; encoded by the coding sequence ATGGTGTACGTGTTGGCCAAATGGTGGTGGAGATTTAAATCAGAGAAGTCGGGTTTATGGCGCAGAATCGTGTGGGCAATCCATCAAAAGGCTAGGACGTGGAACGATGTCCCGGTAAAAAATGCAATGTCAGGTCCGTGGAGGAATATTTACAACATCAGTCAACCTTTATTAGAAGCTAATATTGATCTAAAAGGGGCTATAACGTCAGTAGTTGGTAATGGGCAGAATACATACTTTTGGTTAGACACTTGGACTGAACTGGGTCCATTTTATTTGCTGTTTCCGGATTTGTTTAAAATGGAGGTTCACAAGGATTGTTTGGTAGCAGAAAGGTGGACTACTTCATCAGCTGGGCCTGCTTTTAATTGGGCCTGGGTTGTCACAGACCTCGGTCAAGTCGCTGAAGACCAGTTGCAGCAAATGTTGGTGGTACTGAATAACCGATCCCGGTCGATGGCTCCGGATTCATGGATTTGGCAGCATGAAGCGAATGGGTCGTTCAGCGTTGCAAGCATTAAAAGGGTGCTCGGATCTGTTGGTCGTACAAGAACCGATAAAGTGTTTGAATGGAATAGCTGGGTCCCAAAAAAGATCGGAATAGTAGCTTGGAGGGCAGAGATGGAAAGATTACCGACAAAGTGCGCACTGGCTAGACGTAATGTAGCAGTTCCGGATAGGTGGTGTGTCCTCTGTGGCGAATATGAAGAAACATGTGATCATCTGTTTGTATCGTGTCATTACTCACAATCGATTTGGCAAAACTTAGCGTCTTGGTGCAGGCTCCAGCCGATTATAGCATTTGGTATGAATGATCTACTGACGCTTCATGCGTCCAGCTTGGGCCCGAGGAAAAGAAAGACTATCCAGGCAATAGTTCTGGTGGCCTTTTGGAGTATCTGGAAGGTAAGAAACGAGGTGGTATTCAGACAGGCGGTCCCAAATTTTACACGCACACTTGATGAGATAAAATCGATGGCGTACTTATGGATTAAAAACCGGTCTAAGGCGGTCTCGTTAACGTGGGAAGATTGGAGTCGGTTTAATTTAACATCTATGTAA